A portion of the Parachlamydia sp. AcF125 genome contains these proteins:
- the lpxD gene encoding UDP-3-O-(3-hydroxymyristoyl)glucosamine N-acyltransferase translates to MKKAFTLSELAELTQATLVGNPHHTITGVADLASAGENDASFLSRPKYTSSRYDEAMRKSKAGVVFISPDTFYDKTRNVLIVEDPSRAFQLTLEAFFEEKRSQSGFLGIHSTAVVHETAVIGQNVTLGPYCVIDHGVHIGANTTIGAGCYIGSHTFVGSDCFFYPHVTIRERCQIGNRVILQPGVIIGSCGFGYTTDAKGQHTKLNQIGIVLIEDDVEIGANVTIDRARFKETRIGKGSKIDNAVQIAHGVTIGAHCLIVAQTGIAGSTKIGNHVVIGGQAAVGGHLEIASGVIIAAKSGVTKSLKEPGKYGGFPVIPLSEHNRQSVQARNIGKYLEHIEKLEKRLESLEKKSSEN, encoded by the coding sequence ATAAAAAAAGCATTTACTCTTTCAGAATTAGCTGAATTGACTCAAGCCACGCTTGTTGGCAATCCTCACCACACTATCACTGGAGTGGCAGACCTGGCCTCTGCTGGAGAAAATGATGCTTCATTTTTATCACGGCCTAAGTATACGAGCTCCAGATACGATGAAGCGATGCGCAAATCAAAGGCAGGGGTAGTTTTTATTTCACCTGATACTTTTTATGACAAAACTCGCAATGTTTTAATTGTAGAGGATCCCTCGCGCGCTTTTCAATTAACTCTAGAAGCTTTTTTTGAAGAAAAAAGAAGTCAATCAGGGTTTTTGGGGATTCATTCCACTGCGGTGGTGCACGAAACGGCCGTGATTGGGCAGAATGTCACCCTTGGACCTTATTGTGTGATTGACCATGGAGTTCACATTGGAGCTAATACAACCATAGGCGCTGGCTGTTATATTGGGTCCCACACTTTCGTGGGAAGTGATTGCTTTTTCTATCCGCATGTGACAATTCGAGAGAGGTGCCAAATTGGAAATCGGGTTATTTTGCAGCCAGGTGTCATTATTGGATCCTGTGGCTTTGGATATACCACCGATGCGAAAGGGCAGCATACCAAGCTCAACCAGATCGGCATTGTGTTGATTGAAGACGATGTAGAAATTGGAGCAAATGTCACCATAGACCGAGCGCGCTTTAAAGAGACTCGCATCGGAAAAGGATCCAAAATAGATAACGCTGTACAAATCGCGCATGGGGTAACGATTGGTGCTCACTGTTTAATTGTGGCCCAAACTGGCATTGCAGGTTCCACAAAAATAGGGAATCATGTGGTGATAGGTGGGCAGGCAGCTGTAGGAGGGCACCTGGAGATCGCCTCAGGAGTCATCATTGCGGCTAAATCAGGGGTCACTAAATCCTTGAAAGAACCGGGAAAATATGGCGGTTTTCCAGTAATTCCTCTTTCTGAGCATAATCGTCAGTCTGTGCAAGCGCGCAATATTGGAAAATATTTAGAGCACATTGAAAAACTTGAAAAAAGATTGGAGAGCCTTGAAAAAAAGAGCTCTGAGAATTAA
- a CDS encoding autotransporter domain-containing protein, with translation MQIKNGILTSFLLVIIQAAFCIEIPWTGGISEDALTTSNWDLNTLPGSDDTAVFSSSGFIFTPTLSGSPATDIRMGTLQFVDTACYNFILQFTTSRQFRLQQVGVANSGTSEQVFSIHGSNSIFRFENNSSADATQSGKIFYELTNVGRLRFANSATASNANINLKASGGLLEFFSTSTAGNAQITMTGDRSTATFFNNSRGGSATITSTDKGNIAFTNTSKAQNIRIFADKTTLSFKGASQANSAQVLAINGSRVTFSGNSMANTSTILTHASSVIFEETASGGEAAINLHSQSQLQFNQHNTLGSLSADSSSSIHLNAFQLSLGANHTDSTIEGTISGIGGSLAKKGSGRLILNGNHTFTGCTDIQGGTLAGTGSINGDLTIQTGAIFVPGNHMVGTFNIAGNYLQSAESVLAASIDGSGQSSLVDAQGLASINGNLNIHSPDGQYHVGTPYLIVRGQKGRNGTFSSCSVTNPYFLPSLEYDAAHVFLTLKTNFNPFAANQNQRNVARQIDQLLQPDYSQQALIHHLGTLTPGQLQKRLAQYSGAQYVSLIQSLQFSHHRLIQRLSALNLCLPVCCQGGSPLTFWAQGSGERGFISNSHRTPGLKSTTWNINLGGFKYLGLHLALGASVNYEFNQINFKLGGNAKVHQTQGILFALYQHPSFYALANLIGGGGNCKIKRLAFIKNERIRPSTNPFLANGAAYFELGKTFCASKVKWQPFLGLDLSYFHQQSSIERHGKILNLKILHKKLSTIKSRMGFHVRGDFDGLEIKVGFDWRYAFKGFQNEMRVQFKNFGDSFKVQGAPLHRHSFESFLQAKKQIFPGVQLYGQLAGEKGHCFSNYQASLGLNAFY, from the coding sequence GTGCAAATCAAAAACGGGATTCTCACCTCATTTTTACTGGTAATTATTCAAGCTGCATTTTGTATCGAAATTCCTTGGACGGGAGGTATAAGCGAGGATGCCTTAACGACATCAAACTGGGACCTTAATACCCTACCAGGAAGTGATGATACAGCCGTTTTTTCCTCTAGCGGCTTCATTTTTACGCCTACTTTATCTGGCTCGCCCGCCACAGATATTAGGATGGGGACTCTTCAATTTGTAGATACAGCTTGCTACAATTTTATTTTACAGTTTACGACTTCTAGGCAATTCCGCCTGCAACAAGTTGGCGTGGCTAATTCGGGAACATCTGAGCAAGTTTTTTCAATCCATGGTTCTAATTCAATTTTTCGCTTTGAAAATAATAGCTCAGCAGATGCTACCCAATCCGGAAAGATATTTTATGAGTTAACAAATGTGGGACGCCTGCGATTTGCCAATAGCGCTACAGCTTCTAATGCCAATATTAATCTCAAGGCAAGTGGAGGCTTGCTGGAATTTTTCTCCACTTCTACAGCAGGGAATGCTCAAATTACGATGACGGGTGATAGGTCCACAGCCACTTTTTTTAACAATAGCAGGGGCGGATCAGCCACAATCACGAGCACTGACAAGGGAAATATTGCCTTTACGAATACTTCTAAAGCTCAAAACATCAGAATATTTGCTGATAAAACCACTTTAAGTTTTAAGGGCGCTAGTCAAGCTAACTCTGCCCAAGTTTTAGCTATAAATGGGTCTAGGGTGACATTCAGTGGAAATAGCATGGCTAACACCTCAACTATTTTGACACATGCAAGTTCGGTTATATTTGAAGAAACAGCGTCAGGAGGAGAGGCGGCAATTAATCTCCACTCTCAGTCCCAACTGCAATTTAATCAACATAATACCCTCGGTTCGCTTTCTGCTGATTCCTCTAGTTCGATTCATTTAAATGCTTTTCAGCTCTCCTTGGGGGCTAATCATACCGATTCAACCATTGAGGGCACTATAAGTGGAATAGGGGGTAGCTTAGCTAAAAAGGGTTCAGGTAGGTTAATTCTAAATGGTAACCATACTTTCACAGGGTGCACAGATATCCAAGGGGGTACTTTAGCAGGAACAGGATCGATCAATGGAGATTTAACTATTCAAACAGGGGCCATATTTGTCCCAGGAAATCACATGGTTGGGACTTTTAACATTGCAGGCAACTACCTTCAAAGTGCAGAAAGTGTGCTTGCAGCTTCGATTGATGGGAGCGGGCAAAGCAGTTTAGTAGACGCTCAGGGCTTAGCAAGTATTAATGGAAACTTAAACATTCATTCCCCTGATGGACAATACCATGTAGGAACTCCTTATTTGATTGTCCGTGGGCAGAAAGGTAGAAATGGAACATTTTCCAGCTGTAGTGTGACTAACCCTTATTTTTTACCTTCTTTAGAATACGATGCCGCCCATGTTTTCCTGACCTTAAAAACGAATTTCAATCCTTTTGCTGCTAACCAAAATCAGAGAAATGTTGCAAGACAAATTGACCAACTTTTACAACCTGATTATTCTCAACAGGCCCTGATTCATCATTTAGGCACCTTAACTCCAGGGCAGCTTCAAAAAAGGTTAGCTCAATATAGTGGCGCTCAGTATGTAAGTTTGATCCAATCCCTTCAATTTTCTCATCATCGTTTAATTCAGCGTCTCAGCGCCCTGAATTTATGCTTACCTGTTTGCTGCCAAGGGGGCTCTCCCCTCACCTTTTGGGCACAAGGGAGCGGGGAAAGGGGATTTATTTCTAATTCTCACCGCACACCTGGTTTGAAATCTACCACGTGGAATATAAATCTAGGGGGCTTTAAATATCTTGGTTTGCACTTAGCGCTCGGCGCTTCCGTTAATTATGAGTTCAATCAAATAAATTTTAAACTAGGAGGAAATGCAAAAGTCCATCAAACACAAGGAATTTTATTCGCTCTCTATCAACACCCTTCTTTTTACGCTTTGGCTAATTTGATAGGAGGAGGAGGAAATTGCAAAATAAAACGGCTCGCTTTCATTAAAAACGAAAGGATTCGACCCAGCACAAACCCTTTTCTTGCAAATGGCGCTGCTTATTTTGAATTAGGTAAAACATTCTGTGCCTCTAAGGTTAAATGGCAACCATTTCTAGGCCTAGATTTAAGTTATTTTCATCAACAAAGTTCTATAGAACGTCACGGGAAAATCCTTAATTTAAAAATCCTCCATAAAAAATTGTCTACAATAAAATCTCGGATGGGATTTCATGTTAGGGGAGATTTTGATGGATTAGAAATTAAGGTGGGCTTCGATTGGCGTTATGCTTTCAAAGGTTTTCAAAACGAAATGCGCGTACAATTTAAAAACTTTGGAGACTCTTTTAAGGTTCAAGGTGCCCCCTTGCATCGCCATTCGTTCGAAAGCTTTCTTCAAGCCAAGAAACAGATTTTCCCTGGTGTGCAACTTTATGGACAGCTAGCCGGAGAAAAAGGACACTGTTTTTCTAACTACCAAGCAAGCTTAGGTCTTAACGCCTTTTATTAA